The genomic segment GCAGCTACCACGGGGCGGCGATCTTCGAAGCCGTCGGGCTGGAGCACGCGCTGGTGGAGTTCGCGCTCACCGGCACGCCGTCGCGGCTCGGCGGGATCGGCCTCGCCGAGGTCGGCGACGACACGCTGGCGCGCCACCGCGAGGCCTGGGCGGCGGGCGCCGTCCCGGGGCTCGGGGATCCGGGCATGTTCCGCTTCCGCAAGGGCGGCGACTACCACGCCTTCCATCCGAACGTCCTGCGGGGACTGCACCGGCTCACGCTCAACGGCGCCGAGGAGGACTACCTCGCGTACGCCTGGGAAGTCACGCACCGGCCGCCCACCGCGCTGCGCGATCTGCTCGAGCTGCACGGGCGCACCCCGATCGAGCTGCACGACGTGGAGCCGGCCGCGTCGATCGTCCGGCGGTTCATCGTGTCGTCGATGTCGCACGGCTCGCTCAGCCGCGAGGCGCACGAGACGCTTGCCGTCGCCGCCAACCGCCTCGGCGCCCGCAGCGCGAGCGGCGAAGGCGGGGAGGACCCCGCCCGGTACGCGCCGCGGCCGAACGGGGATTCGGCCAACTCCGCGATCAAGCAGATCGCGTCCGGGCGCTTCGGCGTCACCGCGGCGTACCTGGCCTCCGCGCAGGAGCTCGAAATCAAGATCGCGCAGGGGAGCAAGCCGGGCGAGGGCGGCCAGATCCCGGGGAACAAGGTCAGCGAGGAAATCGCCCGGATCCGGCGCTCGCAGCCCGGAATCACGCTGATCTCGCCGCCCCCCCACCACGACATCTACAGCATCGAGGATCTCGCGCAGCTTATCTACGACCTGAAGCAGGGCAATCCGAGCGCGCGGGTCTCGGTGAAGCTCGTCAGCGAGGCCGGCGTCGGGACGATCGCGGCCGGGGTGGCCAAGGCCTACGCCGACACGGTCCACATCGCCGGCTGTGACGGCGGGACCGGCGCCTCGCCGCTTGATTCGATCAAGAACGCGGGCGTGCCGTGGGAACTCGGCCTGGCCGAGACGCAGCAGACCCTCGTCGCGAACAACCTGCGCGGCCGGGTGCGCGTGCGGGTCGACGGGGGGCTCAAGACCGGCCGGGACGTCGTCGTCGCCGCGATGCTCGGCGCCGAGGAGTTCGGGTTCGCCAGCGCGGCGGTCGTGGCGCTCGGCTGCGTGATGGCGCGGCAATGCCACCTCAACACCTGCCCCGTCGGCATCGCCACCCAACGGGACGACCTGCGCGCCAAGTTTCCCGGGACGCCGGAGCGCGTGATCCGCTTTTTCCTCGGTGTGGCCGAGGACGTGCGGCGCATCCTCGCGTCGCTCGGCTTCCGCTCGGTCGACGAGATCGTCGGACGCGCGGATCTGCTGCGCGTGCGCGCGGACCTCGCCTCGGGCCGGGCGCGCCGCCTCACGCTCGCGCCGATCCTCGCCGATCCGGACCCGTCCGGCACGCGGGCCCGCCGCCAACGCCAGGACCGCAACGACCGGCCCGGGACGCCGTATGACGATCACATCCTGCTCGAGATCCGCGACGCGATTCTCGACGGCCGGCCGGTCGACCGCGAGTTCGGCATTACAAACGGCGACCGGGCGGTCGGCGGCCGCATCGCGGCGGCGATCGCCCGGCGGTACGGCGACGCCGGACTGCCGGACGGGACGATCACCCTCCGCTTCTCCGGGACCGCGGGCCAGTCGTTCGGCGCGTGGTGCGTGTCCGGCATGCGCCTCGTGCTGACGGGGGAGGTCAACGACTACGCCGGCAAGGGCATGACCGGCGGGGAACTCGCGATCCGGCCGCCGGAGGTTCTGCGGGCCGCGTCCCACCGGCACGTGATCGTCGGGAACACCGTGCTGTATGGCGCGACGGGCGGACGGTTCTTCGCCGCCGGCCGGGCCGGGGAAAGGTTCGCGGTCCGCAACAGCGGTGCCGTCGCCGTCGTCGAGGGCGTGGGCGACCACGGCTGCGAGTACATGACCGGCGGCGCGGTGGTCGTGCTCGGCGAGACCGGACGGAATTTCGGCGCCGGCATGACCGGCGGCATCGCGTTCGTGCTCGACGCCGACGGACGGTTCACCCGGCGCTATCATCCCGGGCTCGTCACCGCGCAGCGCGTGGACGACCCGGCAGACGCGGCGCGGCTCCGCGGGCTGGTGCTGGCGCACGCGGAAGCGACCGGCAGCGCCCGGGCCTGGGCGCTGCTCGACGAGTGGCGCTCGTGGCTGCCGAAGTTCTGGCGGCTCGTGCCGAAGGACACACCGGCGCCGGCGGCCGGGCCGCGTCCGGTAAGCGCGCCGGCCGGAACCGTCGAGCGCGGCTGACCGCGGGCCCCGAGCAGGGGCCGATTTCCGCACCGCAGAAAACCGCCCGCGTGCGGGCCCCGTTGTCGCCCCTGCAATTCTTTCGCCGCGCCGCGGACGTCTACGCGGATTGGCCCGCCGTCGTCGACGGCGACACGCGGTACCGGTACGGGGAGTTCGCCGACCGGTGCCTGCGCCTCGCCGCCGGCCTGCGCGCGGCCCTCGCGCCGGGGGACCGGGTCGCGGTGCTCGCGCCGAACACCCACCGGGCCCTCGAGTGCTACACCGCCGTCCCGCTCGCCGGGGCCGTGCTCGTGCCGCTGAACACGCGCCTCGGCCCGGCGGAGTATCGTTACATCCTCGGGCACAGCGACTGCCGCATGGTGCTGGCCGACCCGGCCTTTGCCGATCTCGCCGGCGGGCTCTGTGACGAGGCCGGCCGGCGTCTCGTGCTGCTCTCCGCGGAGCCCCCTGGAGGGGGCAGGCCGGCGCCGACCGTGGAAGAGCTGATCGCCGCGGTCCCGGCCGGGGGCGCCCGGCGGCTTCTCGAGGCAGTCGACGAGGTCGATGAGAGCGCCGCGATCACCATCAATTACACCAGCGGGACGTCCGGACGCCCGAAGGGCGTCGTGATGACCCACCGGCAGACGGCGCTCAACGTCCTCGACGTGGTGGTCCACGCGCGCCTCACCGCCGCCGACGTCTACCTCCACACGCTGCCGATGTTTCACGTGAACGGGTGGGGCGGCGTGTGGGCCATGGCCGCCGCGGGCGCGCGACAGGTGTGCCTGCCCCGCGTCGACCCGCCCGCGGTGGTCCGGCTCATCGACGCCGAAGGCGTCACCGTCGCCTTCGCCGCGCCGACCGTGCTCGTCATGCTCGGCGGAGATTCAAGCACGCGCGGCTGGCGGCCCCGGCAGCGCGTGCGGTGGTACGTCGGCGGGGCGCCGCCGCCGGCGGCCCTGATCACGCGGTGCGAGGAAGAGTTGGGGTTCGAGATCGTGCACGTCTACGGCCTCACCGAGACCGGGCCGTGGCTCACCGTGTGCGAGTGGCGCGCGGCCTGGGACACCCTGCCGCTCGCGGAGCGCGCCGCGATCAAGGCGCGGCAGGGCGTGGGCCAGATCGCCGCCGGCCGCGTGCGCGTCGCGCGTGAGGATCTCAGCGACGTGGCGCGCGACGGGGCGGAGATCGGCGAGATCGTCGTGCGCGGGCCGACCGTCACGCCGGGGTACTATCGGGATCCTGAGGCCACCGCGGCCGCGACGGCCGGCGGCTGGTTCCACACCGGCGATCTCGCCGTCGTGCATCCCGACGGCTACCTCGAGATCGTGGACCGCAAGAAGGATCTCATCATCAGCGGGGGCGAGAACATCTCCTCGGTGCAAGTCGAGGGCGTGCTCTACCAGCACCCCGCGGTGCTGGAAGCCGCGGTCGTGGCCTCGCCGGATCCGGTGTGGGGAGAAGTACCGCGGGCCTACGTCGTCCTCCGGCCCGGGGCGCGGGCGACCGTCGCCGAGTTGATCGCGTTCTGCCGGGCGCGGCTGGCGCATTTCAAGGCGCCGAAGATCGTCGACCTGATGGAGGCGCTGCCCAAAACGGCGACCGGCAAGATCCAGAAGTACGTGCTCCGGGCGGCGCCGTCCGCGGGCCCCCCGACGCCGGATCCCCCTGGGGGAGATGCCGATGCCTCTTCGTAGTCCCGAGCGGTTCCTCTCGAGCCTTCGCGACGGACGCCGCGTCGTCTACCGCGGCGAGCAGGTCGACGACGTGACGGTCCACCCGCATCTCGGCCGCGGCGCGCGGCACGTCGCGATCGACTTCCGGCTGGCGCACGAGCGCCCCGACGACGCCCTGCTCGTCGTGCCGGGGCCGGACGGCGGACCGATGAGCCGGTACTTCGCGATCCCGCGCTCGGGCGAGGACCTGCTCCGGCGCCGCGATCTGATCGAGCACGTCACGCGCGAGGCGCGCTCGTTTGTGCCGCTCATCAAAGAGATCGGCACCGACGCGCTGTTCGCGCTCATGATCGTGACCGCGGGCCTCGACCGCGAAGCGGGCACGGCGTACGCGCCCCGGGTCTGGGCGCTGTACGAGCGGTGCCGCGACGGCGACCTGGCCATGGCGGTCGCCCAAACCGACGCGAAGGGCGACCGGGCGAGGCGGCCGTCGGACCAGAGGCATCCGGACGCCTACGTTCATCGGGTCCGCGAGACGCCGGAGGGGCTCGTCGTGCGGGGCGTGAAGGCGCACACGACCAACGCGGTGTTCGCGAATGAGATCTTCGTGCTGCCGACGCGCGCGATGGGCGAAGCCGACGCCGACTACGCCGTCGCGTTCGCCGTCCCCGCCGCGACGCCCGGCCTGACGATGATCGCGAGCGCCCGCGGCTTCGGGGCCACCGGCGCGTTCGACAACCCCCTGAGCAGCCGGTACAGCCTGACGGAGTCGCTCACCGTGTTCGACGACGTCCTGGTCCCCTGGGACCGGGTCTTCCTGTGCGGGGAATGGCGGGCCGCGGGAGCGCTCGCCCGGACGT from the bacterium genome contains:
- a CDS encoding long-chain-fatty-acid--CoA ligase codes for the protein MRAPLSPLQFFRRAADVYADWPAVVDGDTRYRYGEFADRCLRLAAGLRAALAPGDRVAVLAPNTHRALECYTAVPLAGAVLVPLNTRLGPAEYRYILGHSDCRMVLADPAFADLAGGLCDEAGRRLVLLSAEPPGGGRPAPTVEELIAAVPAGGARRLLEAVDEVDESAAITINYTSGTSGRPKGVVMTHRQTALNVLDVVVHARLTAADVYLHTLPMFHVNGWGGVWAMAAAGARQVCLPRVDPPAVVRLIDAEGVTVAFAAPTVLVMLGGDSSTRGWRPRQRVRWYVGGAPPPAALITRCEEELGFEIVHVYGLTETGPWLTVCEWRAAWDTLPLAERAAIKARQGVGQIAAGRVRVAREDLSDVARDGAEIGEIVVRGPTVTPGYYRDPEATAAATAGGWFHTGDLAVVHPDGYLEIVDRKKDLIISGGENISSVQVEGVLYQHPAVLEAAVVASPDPVWGEVPRAYVVLRPGARATVAELIAFCRARLAHFKAPKIVDLMEALPKTATGKIQKYVLRAAPSAGPPTPDPPGGDADASS
- a CDS encoding 4-hydroxyphenylacetate 3-hydroxylase N-terminal domain-containing protein, which produces MPLRSPERFLSSLRDGRRVVYRGEQVDDVTVHPHLGRGARHVAIDFRLAHERPDDALLVVPGPDGGPMSRYFAIPRSGEDLLRRRDLIEHVTREARSFVPLIKEIGTDALFALMIVTAGLDREAGTAYAPRVWALYERCRDGDLAMAVAQTDAKGDRARRPSDQRHPDAYVHRVRETPEGLVVRGVKAHTTNAVFANEIFVLPTRAMGEADADYAVAFAVPAATPGLTMIASARGFGATGAFDNPLSSRYSLTESLTVFDDVLVPWDRVFLCGEWRAAGALARTFVEFHRFTAVSYKGPLLELLLGGAALIADYHGLLGAAHVRDKLARLALYLQTTRGLGTAAAAGAREVGGIAVPDVALANAAKYQFAHGYHDAVRDVQDLAGGLLVTGPMEEDWENPEVRRLFEGALGGRDGVGAGDRLRVINLLRDLVASDLGGYLEVLAIHAEGSLETQKLTVLQDVDLERLKRLAAGAAGVGGDR
- the gltB gene encoding glutamate synthase large subunit — protein: MVSGLRDPRFEHDACGTGFVATTAGRSHAVLEIALEAVTRLTHRGAVSADGKTGDGAGVLTQIPHRLLLPDLYRLGVHAPRHADLGVAMVFLPRDVRVQARARAVIEDVVTREGLVFFGWRPVPVAQSALGAQAARTRPDIHQALVGRPERLGADDFERALYLARRIIERRLEAERIDGTYIASCSHRTVVYKGMFVAPQLARFYPDLRDPRYETALALFHQRYSTNTFPSWPLAQPFRFLAHNGEINTLSGNVTWAAAHEGQARSSVWRERMRDLLPVIQRGGSDSAMLDNMLELLVRSGRDTLHAMMMLVPEAWEHHAEMPAEVRAFYDFHAGIMEPWDGPAALAFSDGRYAAATLDRNGLRPARYAVTEDGLVIVASEAGVVDLDATRVVEKGRLGPGRMIAVDTVAGRILPDEVIKAEAAAGRPYGAWLAKERARPDAAARAVKPDPAAPPDGGADRQRRMVLFGYTREEIQRILLPMLGEAKDPVGSMGDDTPPAVLGVRPRLVAHYLKQRFAQVTNPPIDPLRERLVMSLRTLAGARPSRLAETPAHARLVELESPILAPDDLTVLAGLGDRFRLRTLDAVFPAAEGLDGLERALVRLCDDAAYQVEEGTALLVLSDRRADAARAPIPAVLAVGAVHQALIRRGVRMSTSLIVETDEARDVHHIALLIGYGASAVCPALAYDVVADEGRRQGLAPAEALDRYRRALEAGLLKIMSKMGISTISSYHGAAIFEAVGLEHALVEFALTGTPSRLGGIGLAEVGDDTLARHREAWAAGAVPGLGDPGMFRFRKGGDYHAFHPNVLRGLHRLTLNGAEEDYLAYAWEVTHRPPTALRDLLELHGRTPIELHDVEPAASIVRRFIVSSMSHGSLSREAHETLAVAANRLGARSASGEGGEDPARYAPRPNGDSANSAIKQIASGRFGVTAAYLASAQELEIKIAQGSKPGEGGQIPGNKVSEEIARIRRSQPGITLISPPPHHDIYSIEDLAQLIYDLKQGNPSARVSVKLVSEAGVGTIAAGVAKAYADTVHIAGCDGGTGASPLDSIKNAGVPWELGLAETQQTLVANNLRGRVRVRVDGGLKTGRDVVVAAMLGAEEFGFASAAVVALGCVMARQCHLNTCPVGIATQRDDLRAKFPGTPERVIRFFLGVAEDVRRILASLGFRSVDEIVGRADLLRVRADLASGRARRLTLAPILADPDPSGTRARRQRQDRNDRPGTPYDDHILLEIRDAILDGRPVDREFGITNGDRAVGGRIAAAIARRYGDAGLPDGTITLRFSGTAGQSFGAWCVSGMRLVLTGEVNDYAGKGMTGGELAIRPPEVLRAASHRHVIVGNTVLYGATGGRFFAAGRAGERFAVRNSGAVAVVEGVGDHGCEYMTGGAVVVLGETGRNFGAGMTGGIAFVLDADGRFTRRYHPGLVTAQRVDDPADAARLRGLVLAHAEATGSARAWALLDEWRSWLPKFWRLVPKDTPAPAAGPRPVSAPAGTVERG